The Schistocerca cancellata isolate TAMUIC-IGC-003103 chromosome 4, iqSchCanc2.1, whole genome shotgun sequence genome contains a region encoding:
- the LOC126183912 gene encoding clathrin coat assembly protein AP180-like, with protein sequence MGRQSLEPALAEAASCPLPTTDLDLDMDTETGHAPTASASRYADPASAGEASGAAGTSRPPPTANRRTKSGAKRTRWRVLTTSDGLPSLTVARISDVGGPQTSSPTSTETSEAAAGRPVADTSNGAPSDRKNSGATGATEADKHLQFLTGLIPGAQKPGNHEENPALEPTCRKRRAEVSHDIPAKRPAAGTSDSAPRVRTQQKATRKGTRIPPDTDEGGFRKPTRKHTARAVVLAAAADGAITANRYRGCQAFKRAATVGRPAPSRPVQVGKSFAAAAATSAAPTSRPAQRQLAHPSDVQGRGRRREQPAPAGVAPAAETTAARAENRRGKDGGRPNNAPAVTTPAERALPPPTQTTETPAAPSEAAELREMLREFEQLILHLPHLP encoded by the exons ATGGGGCGGCAGTCGTTAGAGCCTGCTCTGGCGGAGGCCGCTTCCTGTCCGCTACCTACGACTGACCTGGACCTGGACATGGACACCGAGACTGGCCACGCTCCTACTGCGTCGGCAAGCCGTTATGCGGACCCGGCTTCGGCTGGCGAGGCGAGTGGTGCGGCGGGCACGTCCCGCCCGCCACCTACGGCGAATCGGCGTACGAAGAGCGGCGCCAAGAGGACGAGATGGCGCGTTCTGACTACCAGCGATGGCCTGCCGTCGCTGACCGTAGCGCGTATCTCGGACGTGGGAGGGCCGCAAACGTCCTCACCCACCTCCACCGAGACTTCAGAAGCCGCTGCCGGACGACCTGTGGCCGACACCAGCAACGGCGCCCCGAGCGACCGTAAAAATAGCGGCGCAACAGGTGCAACGGAGGCTGACAAACACCTCCAATTTCTGACGGGGCTCATCCCTGGAGCCCAAAAACCGGGAAACCACGAAGAAAACCCGGCCCTGGAGCCCACCTGCCGCAAACGTCGTGCCGAAGTATCGCACGACATTCCCGCAAAGCGCCCAGCCGCCGGCACCTCCGACAGCGCACCACGAGTGCGCACCCAGCAGAAGGCGACACGGAAGGGGACCAGGATCCCTCCTGACACCGACGAAGGCGGGTTTAGGAAGCCCACGAGGAAGCACACAGCTAGGGCAGTCgtgctagcagcagcagcagacggcGCAATCACCGCCAACCGCTACAG AGGCTGCCAGGCCTTCAAGAGAGCAGCAACCGTGGGACGACCTGCGCCCTCCAGGCCTGTGCAAGTGGGCAAAAGTTTTGCGGCGGCTGCCGCCACATCCGCGGCACCGACTTCGAGACCGGCCCAGAGACAGCTCGCACACCCCTCGGACGTCcaggggcgcggacggcggagagaGCAGCCAGCGCCGGCCGGCGTAGCACCAGCAGCAGAAACCACGGCAGCCAGGGCTGAAAATCGGCGCGGCAAAGACGGAGGACGGCCAAACAACGCCCCTGCCGTTACGACGCCCGCCGAGCGAGCCCTGCCTCCACCGACGCAGACGACAGAGACGCCAGCTGCGCCCAGCGAAGCTGCAGAGCTGCGTGAAATGCTGCGAGAATTCGAGCAGCTCATACTGCACCTTCCGCATCTGCCCTGA